A window of Hyalangium ruber contains these coding sequences:
- a CDS encoding MerR family transcriptional regulator translates to MAERTHRIHVAARLSGVREELIRAWERRYGVPRPQRTPSGYRMYTDADVEVLKRLKQLTEEGVPISEAVKLLPGREAEPVRRPRQPPVEVSGTAVEGWRARVLQAALAYDQRQVAEVLDEVLAALPPLKAFDEVLAPVQREVGDRWHAGALTVAQEHLVSQVVRARLVSLLHAAPENEGARHAVLACFPEEQHEVGLLGAALRLRHAGLRVTLLGQRVPARDLGQLVAELRPDVVGLSAVMDPGAKAFERQLAELLAALPPDCPVWVGGAAAQAHPEVCERLGARLFQPNDWDALAV, encoded by the coding sequence ATGGCTGAGCGCACCCACCGCATCCACGTCGCCGCGCGGCTTTCCGGAGTGCGCGAGGAGCTGATCCGCGCCTGGGAGCGCCGCTACGGGGTGCCGCGGCCCCAGCGCACGCCCTCGGGCTATCGCATGTACACGGACGCGGACGTGGAGGTGCTCAAGCGGCTCAAGCAACTGACGGAAGAGGGCGTGCCCATCAGCGAGGCGGTGAAGCTGCTCCCCGGACGGGAGGCGGAGCCCGTCCGGCGGCCCCGGCAGCCGCCCGTGGAGGTCAGCGGCACGGCGGTGGAGGGCTGGCGCGCGCGGGTACTCCAGGCCGCCCTGGCGTACGACCAGCGGCAGGTGGCCGAGGTGCTGGATGAGGTGCTCGCGGCGCTGCCACCGCTGAAGGCCTTCGACGAGGTGCTGGCCCCGGTGCAGCGAGAGGTGGGTGACCGCTGGCATGCGGGAGCGCTCACGGTGGCGCAGGAGCACCTGGTCTCCCAGGTGGTGCGCGCGCGCCTGGTGAGCCTGCTGCACGCGGCGCCGGAGAACGAGGGCGCGCGTCACGCGGTGCTGGCGTGCTTCCCGGAAGAGCAGCACGAGGTGGGGCTGCTGGGCGCGGCGCTGCGGCTGCGCCATGCCGGACTCCGAGTGACACTCCTGGGCCAGCGCGTGCCGGCCCGGGACCTCGGGCAACTGGTGGCCGAGCTGCGGCCCGACGTGGTGGGACTGTCCGCGGTGATGGACCCGGGCGCCAAGGCCTTCGAGCGGCAACTGGCCGAACTGCTGGCGGCGCTCCCCCCGGACTGCCCCGTGTGGGTGGGGGGCGCGGCGGCACAGGCTCACCCCGAGGTGTGCGAGCGGCTGGGAGCGCGCCTCTTCCAGCCCAACGACTGGGACGCACTCGCGGTGTAG
- a CDS encoding MerR family transcriptional regulator has protein sequence MTLLRIRTIARLTGIREATLRAWERRYGFPRPHRSENNYRAYTREEVENIRRVARHISEGLSVSEAIAQVKTTPVQGLPTGERLSERFWSAVMVMDADELRRVLDEGQASMEVEVYCNGFLLPLLREMGMRLDIAREHLASALIRQRLRALLDSEEQRPEGPRVVLACPARDHHEGGLLALGLHLKRRGWRVTMLGADTPAEALRGACAQVHPELVALSFVRSRDAAEVSEVLTEAMRACAPTQVVVGGPGVREHLKTVFSLGAQYAESADELIALWQQARGASNRT, from the coding sequence ATGACACTCCTGCGCATTCGCACCATCGCCCGGCTGACGGGCATCCGCGAGGCGACGCTGCGCGCGTGGGAGCGCCGCTACGGCTTTCCGCGCCCGCACCGCAGCGAGAACAACTACCGGGCCTACACGCGCGAGGAGGTGGAGAACATCCGCCGCGTGGCCCGCCACATCTCCGAGGGGCTGTCGGTCAGCGAGGCCATCGCCCAGGTGAAGACCACGCCGGTGCAGGGGCTGCCCACGGGAGAGCGGCTCTCCGAGCGCTTCTGGTCCGCGGTGATGGTGATGGACGCGGACGAGCTGCGGCGGGTGCTGGACGAGGGACAGGCCTCCATGGAGGTGGAGGTGTACTGCAACGGCTTCCTGCTGCCGCTGCTGCGCGAGATGGGGATGCGCCTGGACATCGCCCGCGAGCACCTGGCCTCGGCGCTCATCCGCCAGCGGCTGCGCGCGCTGCTGGACAGCGAGGAGCAGCGGCCCGAGGGCCCTCGGGTGGTGTTGGCGTGTCCGGCCAGGGACCACCACGAGGGGGGCCTCCTGGCGCTGGGCCTGCACCTCAAGCGCCGGGGCTGGCGGGTGACGATGCTGGGCGCCGACACCCCGGCCGAGGCGCTGCGTGGCGCGTGTGCCCAGGTCCACCCGGAGCTCGTCGCGCTGTCCTTCGTGCGCAGCCGCGACGCGGCGGAGGTGTCGGAGGTGCTGACGGAGGCGATGCGAGCCTGCGCGCCGACGCAGGTGGTGGTGGGCGGGCCGGGCGTGCGCGAGCACCTGAAGACGGTCTTCTCGCTCGGCGCGCAGTATGCTGAGTCAGCCGATGAGCTGATTGCCCTGTGGCAGCAGGCTCGCGGCGCCTCGAATCGGACCTGA
- a CDS encoding lysophospholipid acyltransferase family protein: MIGAAKGGPLGWLLDGYVGWKFRSTFRGLWVRGALPTGAEGRLVYVNHTSWWDGFVLHQLSRAAGWDAYCLMEEKNLARYRFLSRLGAFSIRPGEAASSLESLRYARELLSRPRAAVCLFPEGELRPFGVLPLKLRRGVELLARVGRAECVPVALRYAFFEHERPDVLVEVGAPHAPGELELFQDNLEAVVRKVAAATSLEGFTRRVSGGSGVAERWDTVRGIRA, encoded by the coding sequence GTGATTGGCGCGGCCAAAGGGGGGCCACTGGGCTGGCTGCTGGACGGGTACGTGGGGTGGAAGTTCCGCTCCACCTTCCGAGGCCTGTGGGTGCGCGGCGCGCTGCCCACGGGAGCGGAGGGCCGTCTGGTCTACGTGAACCACACGAGCTGGTGGGACGGCTTCGTGCTGCACCAGCTCTCGCGCGCGGCGGGCTGGGACGCGTACTGCCTCATGGAGGAGAAGAACCTCGCCCGCTACCGCTTCCTCTCGCGGCTGGGCGCCTTCAGCATCCGTCCCGGAGAGGCGGCCTCCTCGCTGGAGTCGCTGCGCTATGCGCGCGAGCTGCTGAGCCGGCCGCGCGCGGCGGTGTGCCTCTTCCCGGAAGGGGAGCTGCGGCCCTTCGGCGTGCTGCCATTGAAGTTGCGGCGCGGGGTGGAGCTGCTGGCGCGAGTCGGCCGGGCGGAGTGCGTGCCGGTGGCGCTGCGCTATGCCTTCTTCGAGCACGAGCGGCCGGACGTGCTGGTGGAGGTAGGAGCGCCGCACGCGCCCGGCGAGCTGGAGCTCTTCCAGGACAACCTGGAGGCGGTGGTGCGCAAGGTGGCCGCCGCCACGAGCCTCGAGGGCTTCACCCGGAGGGTGTCGGGAGGCAGCGGGGTGGCCGAGCGCTGGGACACGGTGCGGGGGATTCGGGCATGA
- a CDS encoding lycopene cyclase domain-containing protein yields MSELLESRWAYLLHLLVWTGPVILVQLFFLARHYKERTGAVLRAVLPPAFIIGGYLSVADHLAISAGIWNFGEGRHLGVYVGKVPLEEVLFFVLTSLLVSLGLALFTALVSAKEARVP; encoded by the coding sequence ATGAGCGAGCTCTTGGAGTCGCGCTGGGCCTATCTGCTGCACCTGCTGGTCTGGACGGGGCCGGTCATCCTCGTGCAGCTCTTCTTCCTGGCGCGCCACTACAAGGAGCGCACGGGGGCGGTGCTGAGGGCGGTGCTGCCCCCGGCGTTCATCATCGGCGGTTACCTCTCGGTGGCGGACCACCTGGCCATCTCCGCGGGCATCTGGAACTTCGGCGAGGGCCGGCACCTGGGGGTGTACGTGGGCAAGGTGCCGCTGGAGGAGGTGCTCTTCTTCGTGCTGACGAGCCTCCTGGTATCGCTCGGGCTGGCGCTGTTCACGGCGTTGGTGAGCGCGAAGGAGGCTCGGGTGCCGTGA
- a CDS encoding lycopene cyclase domain-containing protein, with product MTYASFLAVFVVLPIAFLAVRYRKTFTARSLLPMGLLLVVVYVATTPWDNMAVKWGLWGFDPERIWGIKLGYLPLEEYLFFGLQTLLVGLWARARLARALEATP from the coding sequence ATGACGTACGCGAGCTTCCTGGCAGTGTTCGTGGTGTTGCCCATCGCCTTCCTGGCGGTGCGCTACCGCAAGACGTTCACGGCGCGGAGCCTGTTGCCGATGGGGCTGCTGCTGGTGGTGGTCTACGTGGCGACGACGCCCTGGGACAACATGGCGGTGAAGTGGGGGCTGTGGGGCTTCGACCCCGAGCGCATCTGGGGCATCAAGCTGGGCTACCTCCCGCTCGAGGAGTACCTCTTCTTCGGGCTGCAGACGCTGCTGGTGGGCCTGTGGGCGCGGGCGCGGCTGGCGCGAGCCCTGGAGGCCACGCCATGA
- a CDS encoding glycosyltransferase family 2 protein produces MSPVAVVGLAWAVLATGFSAVALGRLLRPRRAGGKGTRVPVLLLRPVDAPTERELENLAQPVDYAGALEQVVVSPYRPRLGPGVRWLPSDPPTPNRKVGHLLYALGALRTQGRVVLAVDADVAVTGALVEALAAPVEAGAALSTAAPTPVGARGMVARAVAGLLRHSHHSFLALHAMSAGAKAVCGKALGLSPVAMEELGALGDHIGEDLELARRLHARGLEVALAEVPALVPMEPMGSWRPAVERFTRWMQVLASHRPELYPTVPLLFTPTLPLAALAAVLGSWELAAATGVLVTVRTLLSWRLTVLTRPSPSLPSPGALTVATAWLLGEALLLMAFLRSTWRAGTVTWRGRTYALERGGRMAPVWPELSGGPG; encoded by the coding sequence ATGAGCCCGGTGGCGGTGGTGGGCCTGGCCTGGGCGGTGCTGGCCACGGGCTTCAGCGCGGTGGCGCTGGGGCGGCTGCTGCGGCCTCGGCGCGCCGGGGGGAAGGGGACGCGGGTGCCGGTGCTGTTGCTGCGGCCGGTGGATGCGCCGACGGAGCGAGAGCTGGAGAACCTCGCGCAGCCGGTGGACTACGCGGGAGCGCTGGAGCAGGTGGTGGTGTCCCCGTACCGGCCTCGGCTGGGGCCGGGGGTGCGCTGGCTGCCGAGCGATCCGCCGACGCCGAACCGGAAGGTGGGCCACCTTCTATATGCGCTGGGCGCGCTGCGGACGCAGGGGCGGGTGGTGCTGGCGGTGGACGCGGACGTGGCGGTGACGGGCGCGCTGGTGGAGGCCCTGGCGGCGCCGGTGGAGGCGGGCGCGGCGCTGAGCACGGCGGCGCCGACACCGGTGGGTGCGCGGGGCATGGTGGCGCGGGCGGTGGCGGGCCTGCTGCGGCACAGCCACCACAGCTTCCTCGCCCTGCACGCGATGAGCGCGGGAGCCAAGGCGGTGTGTGGCAAGGCGCTGGGGCTCTCTCCGGTGGCGATGGAGGAGCTGGGCGCGCTGGGGGACCACATTGGCGAGGACCTGGAGCTGGCCCGGCGACTCCATGCGCGAGGGCTGGAGGTAGCGCTGGCGGAGGTGCCGGCGCTGGTGCCGATGGAGCCGATGGGCTCCTGGCGGCCAGCGGTGGAGCGCTTCACGCGGTGGATGCAGGTGCTGGCGAGCCACCGGCCGGAGCTGTACCCGACGGTGCCGCTGCTCTTCACGCCGACGCTGCCGCTGGCGGCGCTGGCGGCGGTGCTGGGCTCGTGGGAGCTGGCGGCGGCCACGGGCGTGCTGGTGACGGTGCGCACGCTGCTGTCGTGGCGGCTGACGGTGCTCACGCGGCCCTCGCCCTCGCTCCCTTCGCCCGGAGCCCTCACGGTGGCCACGGCCTGGCTGCTCGGAGAGGCGCTCCTGCTCATGGCATTCCTGCGCTCCACGTGGCGCGCGGGCACGGTGACCTGGAGGGGCCGCACCTACGCGCTGGAGCGCGGAGGACGCATGGCCCCGGTGTGGCCCGAACTCAGCGGAGGTCCGGGATGA
- a CDS encoding carotenoid 1,2-hydratase → MSLSSALPPLPSGPGTYRWYYADVTAGDYSAVFIFMVGSLFSPRYSVAARRGGLPQEHCAVNFALYHKGVRRRWVLTEYPVVELGSPRRLRIGNSALSYEEGRVRMVVEERTAPWGRPVLASLELEPLTPMGEEVQLVPGLPHWWQPMAPRSRARLEVATEGLFAEGLGYHDTNHGEELLGERLPGWHWARTHGERETVVDYVLPEGVAPVRVTAGPRGVLCERSAGLERTPTELTGWGLRVPRQLRTGNTVVGAPRFLESSPFYARVEARQDGWDTLGEVADFRRFHSPLIRWMAHFRTRVESRS, encoded by the coding sequence ATGAGCCTGTCGAGCGCCCTGCCGCCCCTGCCTTCCGGGCCGGGAACGTACCGTTGGTATTACGCGGACGTGACGGCGGGAGACTACAGCGCGGTGTTCATCTTCATGGTGGGCTCGCTCTTCTCGCCGCGCTACTCGGTGGCGGCCCGGCGCGGAGGGCTGCCGCAGGAGCACTGCGCGGTGAACTTCGCGCTGTACCACAAGGGGGTTCGGCGCCGCTGGGTGCTCACCGAGTACCCGGTGGTGGAGCTGGGGAGCCCGCGCCGGCTGCGCATCGGCAACTCGGCGCTGAGCTACGAGGAAGGGCGCGTGCGCATGGTGGTGGAGGAGCGCACGGCGCCGTGGGGCCGGCCGGTGCTGGCCAGCCTGGAGCTGGAGCCGCTCACGCCCATGGGGGAGGAGGTGCAGCTGGTGCCGGGGCTGCCGCACTGGTGGCAGCCGATGGCGCCGCGCTCCCGAGCGCGCCTGGAGGTGGCCACCGAGGGACTCTTCGCGGAGGGGTTGGGCTACCACGACACGAACCACGGCGAGGAGCTGCTGGGCGAGCGGCTGCCCGGGTGGCACTGGGCGCGCACGCACGGAGAGCGGGAGACGGTGGTGGACTACGTGCTGCCCGAGGGCGTGGCGCCGGTGCGGGTGACGGCGGGGCCTCGCGGGGTGCTGTGCGAGCGGAGCGCGGGCCTGGAGCGCACGCCCACGGAGCTCACGGGCTGGGGGCTTCGGGTGCCCCGGCAACTGCGGACGGGCAACACGGTGGTGGGAGCGCCGCGCTTCCTGGAGTCCTCGCCCTTCTACGCGCGGGTGGAGGCGCGGCAGGACGGCTGGGACACCCTGGGCGAGGTGGCGGACTTCCGCCGCTTCCACTCGCCGCTCATTCGGTGGATGGCGCACTTCCGCACGCGCGTGGAGAGCCGCTCATGA